CGCGGGCGGCTTTTTTAAAGGTATTGATGCTTTACCGTTGACCGGACAATACACACATTATGCGTTGGATAAGAAAACCGGCAAGCCCGATTATGTGACAGATTCTGCAGCATCGGCGACGGCGTGGACGACCGGTGTTAAAACTTACAATGGTGCTCTGGGCGTTGATATTCATGAGAAAGATCACGCTACTATTCTGGAAATGGCCAAAGCGGCGGGTCTGGCGACAGGTAACGTTTCCACGGCTGAATTGCAGGATGCCACGCCTGCCGCACTGGTTGCCCATGTCACTTCGCGTAAATGCTATGGCCCGAGCGTGACGGCTGAAAAATGCCCGACGAACGCGCTGGAAAAAGGCGGTAAAGGGTCGATTACCGAACAATTATTGAATGCCCGTGCGGATGTTACGTTAGGTGGCGGGGCAAAAACTTTTACTGAAACCGCTACGGCAGGTGAGTGGCAGGGTAAAACGCTGCGTGAACAAGCACAGGCCCGTGGTTACCAGATGGTGAGTGATACCGCGACGCTGGCGGTGATTACCGAAGCGAATCAGGATAAACCGCTGTTGGGTCTGTTCTCTGACGGTAATATGCCAGTGCGTTGGGAAGGCCCGAAAGCGTCTTATCACGGAAATCTGGATAAGCCGGTAGTGACCTGCACGCCAAATCCAAAACGTAACGACAGCGTGCCGACTCTGGCACAGATGACGGATAAAGCGATTGAGCTG
This window of the Citrobacter freundii ATCC 8090 = MTCC 1658 = NBRC 12681 genome carries:
- the phoA gene encoding alkaline phosphatase; translated protein: MKQSALAIALLPLLFTPVINAETSTVAVLDNRAAQGDISTPGGARRLSADQTAALRESLNDKPAKNIILLIGDGMGDSEITAARNYAEGAGGFFKGIDALPLTGQYTHYALDKKTGKPDYVTDSAASATAWTTGVKTYNGALGVDIHEKDHATILEMAKAAGLATGNVSTAELQDATPAALVAHVTSRKCYGPSVTAEKCPTNALEKGGKGSITEQLLNARADVTLGGGAKTFTETATAGEWQGKTLREQAQARGYQMVSDTATLAVITEANQDKPLLGLFSDGNMPVRWEGPKASYHGNLDKPVVTCTPNPKRNDSVPTLAQMTDKAIELLSKNEKGFFLQVEGASIDKQDHAANPCGQIGETVDLDEAVQRALAFAKKDGNTLVVVTADHAHASQIVAPDTKAPGLTQALNTKDGAVMVISYGNSEEESQEHTGSQLRIAAYGPHAANVVGLTDQTDLFYTMKAALGLK